The region CGGGCGCCTGCTGCTCCTGGGTGGTCGCAGGAGTCTGGGGTTTTTCCCTCTCGCAGGCGGACAGAAGCGCCAGCGGCATTAGCAGCCAGGGGATAAGCCAGCGGTAGTTCACCTGAATCATCGAAGGTCTCCTTTCACACGGGTGACGGTAAGTCTCTGGAGTTTATTCTCCAAGATCAAACTATCTCCGATTCATCCGTTGTCAACAGGATTCAGCAGGAGTTATTTCATGGAACAACCGGTTTCCTTTTTGATGGAGAGAAGGATCAGGTGGCCCCGGGGGTCCCGGCACTCGCCGCCGTGACCTGGTCGGGTTGAAAACTTTTCCTTTTGCGATAAGTATTTAGTAGACAACAAATAGGAAAGGAGGAAATCTCATGAAACGGGCCATAGCCTGGTTTCTTCTCCTTCTCGCCCTTTTTTCCCTTCCGGCTTGTAACACCTTGAAAGGAGCCGGTCAGGATATAGAGCAGGCCGGAGAAGAACTGGATGAGGAAATCTAGAACGGACCACCTTGGTCCGCCAAGGAGCCCTTGCCATTTGCAAGGGCTCTTCTTCTTTGAAATTCCGATG is a window of Desulfuromonas sp. TF DNA encoding:
- a CDS encoding entericidin A/B family lipoprotein, which produces MKRAIAWFLLLLALFSLPACNTLKGAGQDIEQAGEELDEEI